The following are encoded together in the Lactuca sativa cultivar Salinas chromosome 1, Lsat_Salinas_v11, whole genome shotgun sequence genome:
- the LOC111915203 gene encoding lipid phosphate phosphatase gamma yields the protein MTPNSDQFTPSMSNQLRAVTLTHVRYRRGDQLGHFLAWISLVPVFISLGGFISHFMFRRELQGMFFAIGLLIAQFISDSIKLVVKQARPETCVLLEMCDSHGWPSSHSNYMFFFATYFTLLTYYKLEILFRKQMWIVGFVVWPLAVLTMYSRVYLGYHTVGQVFAGASLGLFLGGVWFWVVYCKIRRCFPAIEESSIGRLLYLKDTSHIPNILEFEYENARGARRHPSYKRSD from the coding sequence ATGACACCCAATTCTGATCAATTCACTCCATCAATGTCGAATCAACTAAGAGCTGTAACCCTAACCCATGTCCGTTACCGAAGAGGAGATCAATTAGGCCATTTCTTAGCATGGATTTCATTAGTTCCCGTCTTCATTAGCCTCGGTGGTTTCATCTCCCATTTCATGTTTCGTCGTGAGCTCCAAGGTATGTTCTTCGCTATAGGCTTATTAATTGCCCAATTCATCAGCGATTCGATCAAACTAGTCGTCAAACAAGCCCGACCTGAAACCTGCGTCCTGCTCGAAATGTGCGATTCACATGGCTGGCCATCCAGCCATTCTAATTACATGTTCTTCTTCGCCACCTATTTCACTCTATTGACTTATTACAAACTGGAGATTTTGTTTAGAAAGCAAATGTGGATCGTGGGTTTTGTCGTTTGGCCATTGGCAGTGCTTACGATGTATTCTAGGGTATATTTGGGGTACCATACCGTCGGTCAGGTGTTTGCCGGTGCTTCTCTTGGGCTTTTTCTTGGtggggtgtggttttgggtggtTTATTGTAAGATTAGACGGTGTTTTCCGGCGATTGAAGAAAGTTCGATTGGGAGGTTGCTTTATCTCAAAGATACTTCACATATTCCCAATATTTTGGAGTTTGAGTATGAAAATGCAAGAGGTGCAAGAAGGCATCCATCGTACAAACGCTCAGACTGA